From the Lysinibacillus fusiformis genome, the window TATCATCAAGTAAAGGGGCTAAAAAGGAGGTAACATAGTCCATTGCGAATGTTGCATCTTTACGGTACAACTCGATTAATAAACAATCGGACGCGAGATTCTTATAATGACAGCTAGGTAGCATATCGATTCCAGCGAAAATATTGGCAAAAAAAGCTTCGCGTAATGCCATTGGGAATCCTGTCTGGGTATCATAGCAACTGCTATAACCGAACGTGAATGTATCAGTAGAAATGGCATATAATGTTAGCCATTCATGTAACACCTTTTCAAATTGGAACTGCTGAGATGGATTTGTCATGATGATAAAAAGGCTTTGTTTATAGGAACAAATCAGACCTGATTTTAATAGTGGCTCCAACGAATAAAAGGACTGCATCCAGCTTTGATGGATTGTATCACTTGCCCGTAAATTTGCTATAAATACATATCTCTCAAAGGGCTTATTGAGCTGTTGTAAAATGGATTTGATTTGCTCCTGTGTTACATCTTCCTCCATTAACCTTCGTAAAATCGTCTCTAAAAAGTAGGAATAATCCTGTGTCTTAGCATAGGCCATCGTTTCTAAAATGATTTTTTCAAAAAACTCATCTCCACCAAAGCGCAATATAGGGAAATTTTGCTGCTCCGCATACGACAAAACTTCTTCAGGTAATTCCTTAAAAATAACAGGCTTATAAGCTAAAGCACTCGCCCCAAGCTCAATTAGATTTTTAACAGCATTTAATAAATACTCAGGCTCTTGTTTTGCAAATAATAAACTACTTAACACAACACTGTTGGGTGTAAAGACAGTATCTCTGACATGGTGTATATCAGGTGAAAATTCAAAATCTAAAATCTCTACATTTTGAACAGCTTTATGTAAGCCGTTGTGACCAGCAACAACAGTGAAATCTTTTGTAATAGGTAGTTGTAAAAAATTCTCTACATTCATGAGTGCATCATTGCCTTTCCTGTAGTAAGCTTCTTGTTTCTATTATAAAATTACTTGTTCATAAAAAACCATTAGTAATAATGCCAATGGGTATCCACCACAAAAAATCTGCTCATTCAGCGGTATACCGTGAAGTGAGCAGATTTCCAGCACTTATCGTTTAGATATTAGCAAAAATATTTGGTTTTCTATTTCTCTGTGGATTTGTTTGCTCAACAGCATACCCTACATTTAAAATGCGTCCTTCTTTAAAGGCTGGACCAATAATTTGTAGACCTATTGGTAAGTTTCCTTTAAAGCCACAAGGAACCGAAAGGGCAGGTAAGCCTGTTAAGTTGCTAGGGCCTGTAAAGCGGATAATATTATCAATTAAATCTACTTTTTGACCGTTTAACTCTGCAAAATCATCCCCAATTGTACTAGCTACAACAGGTAGGGTAGGGGTAATGAGCACATCTACCACATTAAAAATCTCTGTAAACTCCTGCTTGATTTGACGACGTACCTGTTGAGCCTGCAAGTAATCGACGGCAGAAGGCAATTCGCCAAGCTCAAATAGTAGGCGAATATCGTCACCAAAATCTTGTGGTCTCTTTTGTAAATCTGAATGGTGTATAGCTGCTGCCTCTGAAAGGGACGTCACAAGCTCTGCCCATTCTGCATATTGTAGGGAAGGAATACGTACTACTTCCACTTTTGCTCCTTGGTCTACTAAGCTTTGAATACTTGCTCGAACAGCCTTTTCTACATCAGCATCAACATTTTTAAAGAAATATTCTTCATTGATACCAATCACTAAATCCTTGATATTGCCAGTAAGCTGCTGCACGTAGTTGTCTGTTGGAACATCAATGCAAGTAGGGTCTCGATGATCAAAACCAGCAATGACTTCAAGCAAGCCCGCTGCATCTTTGACTGTCTTAGTCATTGGGCCAATATGATCTAAGCTCCAAGCGAGTGGGTAACAGCCATATTTACTTACACGACCGTGTGTAGGTTTCAAACCAACAATGCCACAAGCAGAGGATGGAATTCGAATGGAGCCTGCTGTATCCGTACCTAGTGAAGCAACACTTGCGCCAGCCGCAACAGCCGCCCCTGAGCCTCCACTTGAACCTCCAGGAATTTTATCTAAATCCCATGGGTTGCGAACAGGGCCGTAATGAGGGTTATTATTGGTAATTCCCCAAGCATACTCATGCATGCTTAATTTTCCAGTGAAAATAACACCAGCGTCACGAAGTTTTTCAACCACTGTCGCATCATAATCAGAAACGAAGTCCTTATGAATTTTTGAGGACATCGTTGTTATTTTATCTTTAAAATACAAGTTGTCCTTTAAGGCCATAGGTATTCCATGATACATACCTTTATAATGACCTTGGAGAATCTCCTGTTCAACTTCTTTTGCCTTTGCTAATGCTTCTTCCCGATAGAAAGCCATATAGGAATTAATTTTAGGCTGACTTTCCTCAGCAAAATCTAAAATAGCTTTCGTTAATTCCACGGGAGATAGCGTCTTTGATGCAAGTAAAGGTGCCAATTCTTCAACAGATTTTAAATGTAAATCAGTTGTCAATGTGATCACCTCCAGGAATACTACGTACGGCGATATCTGCATCATCAATCGCAATACCTTCTAAATTGCTACGAAGTGACTGCATACCTTCCCAGCGTGTTAATAATAGTTCAAGGTGTTCAGGTTTCGGTGTAATTCCTTTGTTCTCCAATAATTGTTGAATAGACAAGCTCATTAACAGGATCCTCCCTTGAATAATTTTTATCTAAATAGGTTTCCCTATTAAGATCGATACAGTAAAAACGCAAAAAAATATAATAGGTAATATAAACCTATTATTACAATCATACACTAATAATAATTTATATCAAATAAATTATTTGTAATCGTTTTAATATTAAGAAATATTTACTAGACAAGTATTTTATTAAATCCTATTGCTGGAACTGGCTCTTTTTACATACGATTCACAGTCTGTTTACAATCAAAGCGTACAATGAACCATAATAACCAATTGAAGAGGTGCGAGAATGGAGTCTGCTGTGGGTCAAAGCATAAAAACGAGTAATATATTTTCTTTTATAAAATATTTATATGGGCAACACCAAAGCAATACGTTATTTATGAAACGTTTAAAAGCATTGAAACAAATTATTCAGCATAATGATTTACATACATACTTTCAACCGATTGTAGATTTACAATCAAAGCAAACAATGGGATTTGAAGCATTAAATCGACCAATACCTTCAACATTATTTAATAGTGTGGATCAGTTTTATGAGTTTGTAGGACAAACAGATTGCGTGTTTTTATTTGAATGTTTTTGTAGAAATCTTTCCTTACAACGTTTCAAGGAACGCTTACACAAAGATTTGGCGAATAAAAACTTTTTAGTATTTCTTAATATACATCCAAATGTTTTATTAGATAAAAAATACCACAGTGGAGAAACGCTACAATTACTAAAGGAGCTTGGTATTAAACCTCAGCAAGTCGTTTTTGAACTAACTGAACGGAGTGCTGTAATAGATTTTGTGGAGTTTGAACGTGTATTATCACATTATCGATCACAGGGCTATCGCATTGCAGTAGATGATGTAGGGTCAGGCTATAATAGTTTGAAGACGCTCATCTATTTAAAGCCAGAATTCATTAAACTAGACCGTTCATTGATTCAATTCATTGACCAAAATAGTGAGCAACAGCAGCTCGTCACATTGTTAATGAAATATGCTGAACAGGTCAATACTAAAATCATCGCTGAAGGGATTGAACGGCAGGAGGAGCTTGATTATTTGCATCGTATTGGCATTCATTATGCACAGGGTTATGCGATAGGAAAGCCCGCAAAAGAAATACATATGGGGAAAATAAGGGTGGGTGACCATGAAGATAGGGGAAGTCATTGAGAAAGTTCCGTGTATTGATGAATTTGTGAAAAATAAAGACGTAGATGTACTTTTTACGAGTAATCCATCATTGCGTAGCGTTGTTGTCGTGCGTGATGAAAAGCCAATTGGACATATTACACGCACACATTTCTATCAAAAAATTGGTACTCGGTATGGCTATCATTTATTAATGGGACGACAAAATCAGCTGATGATGAAGAAAAATCCTTTAATCGTTGATCGTAATACACCAATCACAGAGGTTAGTACATTAGCTATGGCTAGACCTCCTGAGGATTTATATGATGATGTCATCGTCACGAAAAACAATCTATATTATGGCATGGTTAGTATTCGAGAGTTATTGTTAAAGCTTGTTGATACACAGGTAGCCATTGCAAGCTTCCTGAATCCATTAAGTAGTCTTCCTGGCAATAAATTAATTGATGAAAAGTTAGAGGAAGCATTACAGCTATCACAATATAGTTTAATCTATTTTGATTTAGATCATTTTAAATCCTACAATGACACATATGGCTTTAATAAAGGGGATAAAATTTTACGGTATTTAACAGATATACTTAAAAGACATATATGCGGGGTGGAAGATTTTTTAGGACATATTGGTGGAGATGATTTTGTGGCCATTCTCCCGTATTACGAGGTAGAAAAGATATGTCAAAAGATCATAGATGACTTTGATGCCAACATACTTAGTTTTTATGAGTTAGAGGATTTAGCATATGTTCAGGTAGCTAATAGATCAGGAGAACTGGAACCTTTAACATGCACATCCTTATCCATTGCCGTAATTACGAATGAGTATCAGTATTTTGACTCTGTCGAACAATTGTCCAATGCAGTCACGCATGTGAAAAAGCAGTGTAAAAAAATCGCAGGCAGCTGTTACCTCATTAATAAACAACAAACCTACTTTGTCCATTAACATAGTGCTTAATGCTAGATTGTTGGAGCTAATATGTAAAATATATGAAAATTTAAATGAAATTGATATATTTTTTGTTTAAAGGGGAATTAGATGGATTCAAGAAGATTGCACATTTGGCAACCTGTCACTTGCTTAGAAAGAGCCCAAATCGTTAATGCTACATTAAATTATACAGATTTAGGACTATGCTTAACATTAATCGATCGAAACAATACAGAAGTTGATATTATCTATGATAAAATGTCTCCAATTCAAGATTATGTTTGGTCTTTCCGCTATACTGGAGAAATTCCACGATCTGATTTAGTAGACAAAGTCAATGAAGCCTTGACCCAGGAACAACCTATAAATTCTTCTGCAGAATGGTTTTATAAAATGAGCAATTCAGATTATATAGATTGGTTTGACCAACTCCCGTGGATTGGAAGCAAAGAAATTCCGACCGTTGAACATCATATCTACTGCTATAATGACGGTGTCTTTGACATCATTAGTGACTACGAACCAAGATTTGTAATTAGAAATAACGCTTAAAAAGGCTGCCCTTAGACTGTTAGTTTTTAACTGTCTAGGGGCAGTTAATCGTTTGTCACCAAATGTAGTGGCATTGATTAAACTAGCTATATATTTACAAACATTCTTTTCTAAGATTATTCCTGTGCCAGAGGATGATTGTTACGCCATTTTTCGGGGTATAATCCTTAGCAAGAAAGCATTTTGTTATAGGAATTTATTAATCTTAATAAAACATACTTGAATTATAGGGATTATGGGTATATAATTCGATTACATTATTATAAAACATCTTAGGAGGCATTCCATTGTCGAATTTACAAATCATTCTTAACGTAGCAGTGTTGCTTGTGTTCGTTGGAATTTTATATGTTATGAATAAAAAGCACGTTAAGTTTTCTAATCGTGTTTTTGCCGGCTTAGGCTTAGGGATTGTACTTGGTCTTGGACTTCATTTTATTTATGGTCTTGATTCTGAAGTATTAGCCAAAACAACATCTTGGTACAATATTATCGGTACTGGGTATGTGAAACTGCTCCAAATGGTAGCAATGCCATTGATATTTATCTCCATTTTAATTGCCTTTACAAAAATGAAGATTGGCAAAAATTTCGGGAAAATGGCAGCACTTATTTTAGCCATTTTAATCGGTACAACAGCAGTTTCAGCAGCTGTAGGTATTTTTTCTGCAACAGTCTTTGATTTAGATGCAACACAAATTTTACAAGGTGATGCAGAAACTGCACGAGGTCAATACCTTGAAGAAAAAACTACGGGCTTAGCAGCTCCTGATCTACCAACACAAATTATTGAGTTATTCCCAGCAAATCCATTCCTTGATTTAACGGGTGCTCGTTCTACGTCAACAATTGCGGTTGTCATTTTCTCAGCATTCCTTGGTTTTGCTTATTTACGTGTGGCACGTAAGGATGAGGGAACAGCAGCTACAATTAAAAAAGGCTTAGATGCCATCTATGCCCTTGTAATGGGTGTTGTAACAATTGTATTACGCTTAACGCCATACGGAATTCTAGCGATTATGGCTCGTACTGTAGCAACATCAGATTTTGGAGCTATCTACAATTTAGGTAAGTTTGTCATTGCTTCTTATGTAGCACTATTTATTGTTTTAATCGTACACTTATTAATCATTACATTAAGTGGTTTAAATCCATTTACGTATTTGAAAAAATCGGCAGAAACATTATTATTCGCCTTTACATCTCGTTCTAGTGCGGGTACTTTACCGATGAATATTAAAACGCAAACAGGTCGTCTTGGGGTATCTGAGGGGATTGCAAACTTCTCAGGCTCATTCGGATTATCAATCGGTCAAAATGGTTGTGCAGGTGTATATCCTGCGATGTTAGCCATCATGATCGCACCAACAGTCGGCATTAATCCACTTGACCCTGTGTTCATTATTACAGTTATCGCAGTAGTAGCGGTTAGCTCGTTTGGTGTAGCAGGTGTTGGTGGTGGTGCAACATTTGCAGCTATCCTTGTATTATCCGCACTTGATTTACCGATTGCTCTTGCAGGTGTATTAATCTCTGTTGAACCTTTAATTGATATGGGTCGTACAGCGTTAAATGTAAGTGGTTCAATGACAGCTGGTGTTACAACAGCGCGTATTACTAAAGAATTAGATACAGAAATGTATAATAATAAAGAATTAGGTGCTCAAGTAGCAGACCTATAAGATCAACGAAGCCCCTTTAAAGGTAAAACTTTAAAGGGGCTTCATGTTGTTGAAAAAAGATGATGTCAACGGCAGAAAAAGCAACTTTGCAAGGCGAGGGGTTGATTTCCGTTCCGCCAGCGTCCTTTCCAGGGGGCGTCCGATGAGCCGCTTCACTCACTTACGTTCGCTCCAGGGTCTCCTCTGTGACGCTAAATCCCCTAGGAGTGACGCTGGCTCCACTCCAATCAACCATTCTGCAAAGTGTCTTTACTTTTTTCATACTAGCATAGCGATCAAATAGTCCATTATTTGTATTCTTAGAGGGGATAGGATTTTTATTTTCAATGTGGAAAAGTGATGCGTGACATAAAGAGTAGTAAACACCTTCACTTTATTTGAAAACATTTGCTAAAAAGATTACGTTTTCTGGGTTGGAGTGGAAGGCTACTTGACTCCCGTGGGATAGCGAGACACTAAACGGAGCGGTAGCAGAGGAAGCGGCTCGGCGCTCGCTCACAGGAAAGCAAGTAGCCAGCAACGGAAATCCATTTCTACCTTTCAATTGACTGTTTTGTTTTTTAACACTAAGAAGCCCCTTTAAAGGTAAAACTTTAAAGGGGCTTCAGCATTATACGATTTTTACATAAAAATCTTTACCGTTGATTAATTCGGATATCTCAATATTAAAATTTTGTTTATAGTAATCATAAATATTGTAGGCTAAACCGGAGTGTCCATTCAAATAGGTTCCCTTTTTAATCTCTTTACGTGGATTATGAAAATCAAAATATAAGCGTGAATCATGACTCATTGCGTTTAAAATAGCAAGAAATTCTTGTTCTTCAATATGAATTCCCCGTGTATACCGACATTCTCTACGATACGTATCATGTGATACATTTACGGGAGAAGCTTCAAGAATCATTTCAATATGTTTATTCAAATGATGACAGCTCCTTTCAAATTATAGGAAAAAACCATAAGAACAATCAGCTTTTATTAATTCTAGTATATAATTGTCAGAAAATTATATCAATATTTTTCTACCAGTCTTGCTGTTGAATTTCTTCTGCTACTAGTTGTAAGTCATAGGCGGTCACTATTAAAAGAGCATACTCATGGGATTCCATATATTTTTCTGCAAGCCGTTTGATATACTTCGGAGAACCCTCATTTTCTTCATCGTAAATTAATAAAAGTCCATCTGTATTTTGGATAATAAATTTGTCCTTCTCAATAAATTGCCATGGTGCTTCATACGGTTTTTTGGTCACGCTTGTGACAAAATCAGCTTGGGCAATTAATGCTTGATACTTTTCTTTTTTATGATCTTGCCAATTTTTCTCTTGTTCTAAGAAAGGTGTGATCACGGCGTATTTTAAATGCGGGAATTCTTTTTTTAACATTAAAACAACTTCAGCACTCCAAGATTCTACGCCCTGTTGACCGCTGATAATCACCCATTCGAGTCCTTCATCAAGCAGTGTACGTAGACGAGCTTCCAGTGCTTTTTTTATGATGACAATGCCGGGATGTTTATCATTAAAGATACCAAGCTCATGTGGTTTATAGCCAGTAATCATAATACGCTGTAACAACAAAATACCCCCTAAGCTGTCTAGTTGTACTACTAGTATACAGTAAGGGGGCAAATGAAAACGATATTGTTTATGAAAAGGCAAATAGTGTTAAAATTACTGCTACAGCTGCACAAATACCTAAAAACCACCATGAGTCAGTAAAGTCTTCTTTTGTGTCACTATTCATAAAAAATAATTCCTTTCTATTTTGCTTGTGTGATGGGCTTTACTTTACCTGCCCAGACCAAGACCAATTTGTCCATATGCGTAAGAGTGTTTCAAATGGACCACGTTTAAATTTCTTTAAATAGGCAAGGCTGAAAACACATTGCAAGCTATACACAACGATTCCGAAAAGGATTCCACCAAAGACGCCTAATTTACCGTATAAGCCAAGGCCATAGCCATAAAAAACAGTTGTACAAATGATGGTTTGTAGTAAATAATTGGTTAATGATAGTTTGCCAACGCTCTCAAATGCAGGAGCCAGTAGTTGAACTGGACGGGTGTTATAAAGGTATGCTGCGAGGCAAACATAGCCAATTGCTAGTAACTGGGAGCCGCCCGTTAATAAAATAGAAGAAAATGCACTTTTACTTTCTATAAAACTTACACTTTTACATATGAGTCCTATAGGTACAAGGAGAGCACCTAACTTATACCATTTCATTTCCTTGCTCATCTCCACAAATGCTTGCCTTTTAGCGAGCGCCATGCCAAAGAGGAAGAGAGGTGCATAGAACATCGGTGCAAAAATTAATATAATGAAGATGAAGGAAGATTCATCCACTCCTGGTATTTCGGCATTAGCTCGAAAATCAAAAATTTCTAAGTAGCTTCCGTTTGCATAAACATCGTCCGCTTGCTCGATGTATGTGTGTGTCTCCTTTTGTTCTTTTTTAGACGTTTCCATAGAGCCATATGTTAACGCTGTAGTTAAAACAAATAGGATACCAGCCCAAATAAATAAAGTTTTTGGTTTACGATTAATAAATGGGACTAAAAATAACGTCATACAGCCATAAGAAAATAGAATATCGCCTTCCCACAATAAAATAGAATGTAATAAGCCCAGGGCAATTAAACCTGTTGCACGACGCAAAATAGACCAGCGGCTTTTATTCTTTTTTCTGCGGATGGATTCAATTAATTTAATAAGTGAGAAGCCGAATAAAATAGTGAAGATGGGCATAAATGAGCCTTCAATCACAACTTTTACAAAATATAAAGCCCCGTTATCTAAGGTAGAAAGATTTTTTAATTCATCTTTGCCATACATCCCAAATTGGAAGATCAGCAAATTTGCCATTAAGATGCCAAATAAACTAAATCCACGCATTGTATCAATGAAGGTAACACGATTAGTTGTCATTGCGTTTTATCTCCTTAATTGGTTATCTTATACATATAATAATGAGGGAAGCTTATGGTGAAATAATGACTACCTTAAAGTAATCTTAAAAGTAGGTGAGGAAATGCAGGAAGCATCAATTTTAGTGTTAGAGGATGAACGTGCCATTGCTGAAATGATTGAAATCATTTTAAGAAAAGAAGGAATTACCAATATTACATTATGTAACACGATTGAAGAAGCAAAAGATGAAATGAATACTAAAACATTTGACTTTTATCTATTAGATATCATGCTTCCAGATGGAAGTGGGCTGGATATCGCGAATAGTATTCGGGAAAAAAGTGATGCGCCTATTTTTTATTTAACAGCCAAAAGCAGTGATGCAGATAAGCTTCGCGGTTTTATGAATGGCGCAGATGATTATATTACAAAACCATTTAACCCCTTAGAGCTTGTAGCGAGAGTAAAGGTGCAGTTAGTCCGTTATATGAAGAAAAAGAATGTATCAGAAAATCATGTATTTACTTGCAGCCGTTTTACATTTGACATTGACGCAGCAGAAATCGAGGTAGACGGTGTGAAGGAAATAATCAGTGGTCGCTTGTTTCATTTATTAAAATATTTATGTGACAATGCAGGTCAAGTATTATCTAAAGAACAAATATACGAGCGCGTATGGGGAGATTGCTTATTTGATGATAATACTGTGATGGTACATATACGAAAATTACGAGAAAAAATCGAAAAAAATCCTGGAAAGCCAACATGCATTATCACCGTCAGAGGCATTGGCTATAAGCTTGTTGGGGACATTTCTTCATGAAGCCTGCTGGAAAATTAACACTCCGTTTTGTTTCGTATTTCATCATATTCTATCTATTAATCATTTCAGGTTTTATTATAAGTCTGGTGTTTTTTGCTATCTTTATCAATGACCGTGTTGGTGACAACATTCATGTGATGAGCTCCTTTGAAATTGAAGATGATGCAGTTGTAGAGAAAGGGAAGACAATTAAAATTGCTGATTATTTAGTGGAGAGAGCTGAGGAAAATGTAGGACAGCTCTATTTATTTGATCCATCCATGAGGATCGTTGATTATACGGGAGAGACATGCGGACTATGTGGAAAGTCCGATAACGAAATATTGGCATTGAAGCAACCAGGCATGCATACATGGGAACTGCCGAATTACTACTTATTATTTATTCCGAATACGCCTGTCCAACCACTTTTTGAGGAGGCACTTGATAATTGGACGGCAACAGGGGACATTTCAGCTGTAACCCTGCAACGTCTAAAAGATAATAAAGCCAGTGTTGAAATTTATGATGAGCAATGGAATCGGATTGATGTTATAGGCGAGCGGTATGAGAAGCTAAATAAACCGCAATTACTAGAGGAAAAATACGATATTTTCGAGCATGAGGAGCTCAAGCAAAGCGCAGCCTTAGCCAATGATGTGACATTTGTTGTACGAATGCCTAACCCGTCTTATAAGCCATTTGAAGAGCCTTTTAATAAAGCAATGGTACTGTTTGTTTCTATCTTCTTTGGAGGGCATATTATTTTGCTGTTGGGTGTTATCTTTTTGTCTATTAGTATTTCACGTCAATTCGTGCGTCCACTAGTCTATGTTATATCGCGCATTGAGCGACTAACCCAATTCGATTACAGTGAAATTAGTGACAAAAAAATCCATCATAAAAAAACAGGAAAGTTGAAAAGGAAATTTAAATTATTCCAACCTGTTGAGGAGTCACTCAACCACTTATCGGAGAGACTTGATTCAAATGAAAGGCAAATTAAGCACGGAGAGCAATTACGTGAAGAGTGGATAACAGGTTTATCGCATGATTTAAAGACGCCGTTAAGCTCAATCTATGGCTATTCAACGATGCTAGCATCTGAAGATTATGAGTGGACAAAGGATGAGATGCGTATTTTTGCACAGACCATGCAGGAAAAGGCAACCTATATGGATGCACTTATTCAGGATTTAACGTATACGTATCAGTTAAAAAATAAAGCTATACAGCTTGATAAAGTGTTACTTCCGCTAGCAACATGGTTACCACAATTTGCAGACGAACAGGTATGTGTGAAGGTATATGGTGATGTGTTGCTACAAGCAGATGAGCTTTTACTTAAGCGGATAATGGATAATTTAATTACTAATGCGAAAAAGTATACCCCTGAAGGCACCAAGGTGATTGTAGAAGCGCAACATACAGGTAAAGAAGTGATGCTTACCATTGCTGACCAAGGACCTGGCATTCCTCAGGGGGAGCTCGATAATCTATTCGAACGCTATTATCGAGGTACGAATACGACAGACGATATAACAGGTACAGGGCTAGGACTAGCCATCACGAAGCAGCTCATTGATTTACACAATGGCACAATTAGTGTTCGTTCAGGTCAGGACGGGACAATTTTTGTTCTAAAATTTCAATGTCATTAGTGTGGATCTCCTTGCTTTTTTAAGGACTCTGTCATAGAACTTAATCTCATTCAACATAGTAAAGAGGTATCAAAGTGTTCATTTGATACCTTTTTCTTAGTGTTGAAAAACAAAACAGTCAATTGAAAGGTAGAAATGGATTTCCGTTGCAGGCTACTTGCTTTCCTGTGGGCGAGCGTCGAATCGCTTCCTCCGCTACCGCTCCGTTTAGAGTTTTGCCTGTCTCGCAATCCCACGGGAGTCAAGTAGCCTTCCACTCCAATCAACAAAAGTGTTACCTTTTTAGCAAAGGTTTTCAAATAAAGTGAAGGTGTTCACTACTCCTTATGAAGAGGTGTTGTCACGCATCACTTCCCCAATAAGAGCTTATCCCCTCTAAGAATACAGATAATGGGCTATTTGATCGCTACTA encodes:
- a CDS encoding sensor histidine kinase — encoded protein: MKPAGKLTLRFVSYFIIFYLLIISGFIISLVFFAIFINDRVGDNIHVMSSFEIEDDAVVEKGKTIKIADYLVERAEENVGQLYLFDPSMRIVDYTGETCGLCGKSDNEILALKQPGMHTWELPNYYLLFIPNTPVQPLFEEALDNWTATGDISAVTLQRLKDNKASVEIYDEQWNRIDVIGERYEKLNKPQLLEEKYDIFEHEELKQSAALANDVTFVVRMPNPSYKPFEEPFNKAMVLFVSIFFGGHIILLLGVIFLSISISRQFVRPLVYVISRIERLTQFDYSEISDKKIHHKKTGKLKRKFKLFQPVEESLNHLSERLDSNERQIKHGEQLREEWITGLSHDLKTPLSSIYGYSTMLASEDYEWTKDEMRIFAQTMQEKATYMDALIQDLTYTYQLKNKAIQLDKVLLPLATWLPQFADEQVCVKVYGDVLLQADELLLKRIMDNLITNAKKYTPEGTKVIVEAQHTGKEVMLTIADQGPGIPQGELDNLFERYYRGTNTTDDITGTGLGLAITKQLIDLHNGTISVRSGQDGTIFVLKFQCH